The Litchfieldia alkalitelluris genome has a window encoding:
- a CDS encoding DMT family transporter: MKSNHLYFLGLIFVSIIWGANFGISRFAMDVFTPEVFVFLRFGLALPILFGILKLTEGTIKVEKRDLYKLALIGLFGVTLLEILVMYSIKFTTLANASLLNVAPWPIFAALFAPLFTKEKITLRLVFGGIVALIGVSLIILGGEAGFDLGSEYMLGNLLALSISLLGALFNLSCMPLMKKYSPMRVTSWYILFGSLFLFPITLTGWTEVQMSEFTPQVWGAILYNVLLCTVAAFVIWNISMKKVGATKSNFYRYFVPVSAAVTGAMFFNEKILVTQIIGGIIIVLGLIWIGMEKKTSIISDKAA; encoded by the coding sequence ATGAAATCGAATCATCTATATTTTCTTGGTCTTATTTTTGTATCAATTATCTGGGGAGCAAATTTTGGAATTTCTAGATTTGCTATGGATGTTTTTACACCTGAGGTCTTTGTATTTTTGCGTTTTGGTTTAGCTCTACCCATTTTATTCGGGATTTTAAAGCTTACAGAGGGGACGATTAAAGTTGAAAAACGTGATTTATATAAATTAGCGTTAATTGGTTTATTTGGGGTAACGTTGTTGGAAATCCTTGTGATGTATTCAATAAAATTCACCACACTAGCTAATGCTTCTTTATTGAATGTGGCCCCTTGGCCAATCTTTGCCGCATTGTTTGCACCACTTTTTACAAAAGAGAAAATTACTCTTCGACTTGTCTTTGGCGGTATTGTTGCGCTTATAGGAGTATCGCTTATTATTTTAGGTGGAGAAGCTGGCTTTGATCTTGGGTCTGAATATATGCTAGGCAATTTATTGGCTTTATCCATTAGTTTATTAGGTGCTTTGTTTAATTTGTCTTGTATGCCACTAATGAAGAAATATTCGCCCATGAGGGTGACATCTTGGTATATCTTATTTGGGAGTTTATTTTTGTTTCCCATTACATTAACTGGTTGGACAGAGGTTCAAATGAGTGAGTTTACTCCACAAGTTTGGGGAGCAATCTTGTATAATGTTTTACTATGTACAGTTGCAGCTTTTGTTATTTGGAATATTTCAATGAAAAAAGTGGGTGCAACCAAATCAAACTTTTACCGTTATTTCGTTCCAGTTTCTGCAGCTGTAACAGGTGCAATGTTTTTTAATGAAAAGATATTAGTCACACAAATCATTGGTGGGATTATTATCGTGCTCGGGCTAATATGGATTGGAATGGAAAAAAAGACTAGCATCATTAGTGATAAAGCAGCTTGA
- a CDS encoding GNAT family N-acetyltransferase: MGHQQTEEEGVLEFLYHYRKDTWGKGYASETAEVVLLHGIKLAKPKGIRASVAIENIGSWKILEKLGLRILKKNGQKKHKWSNGIIVC, encoded by the coding sequence TTGGGACATCAGCAAACTGAAGAAGAAGGAGTCTTAGAATTTTTATACCATTATCGAAAAGATACATGGGGAAAAGGTTACGCTTCAGAAACTGCGGAGGTGGTGCTGCTTCACGGAATTAAGCTTGCTAAACCGAAGGGTATTAGGGCGAGTGTTGCTATTGAGAATATAGGGTCATGGAAGATTTTAGAGAAACTTGGTTTGAGAATCTTGAAGAAAAATGGTCAGAAGAAACACAAATGGTCGAACGGTATTATCGTATGTTGA
- a CDS encoding DUF2179 domain-containing protein translates to MSDILLIFLLQIVLVPVLSLRIIFVVKSMNALASIFGFLEALIYVFGLSIVFSGEQSFAAMIVYALGFAAGIFIGGLIEKKLAIGFTNLTVNLVNRNAELISTLREQGFGVTVFEGMGKDSIRYQLQILTKRNMEDTLIKTIEHYEPQAFIIAYEPTRFKGGYLLKSMKKAKAR, encoded by the coding sequence ATGAGTGACATTCTTTTAATTTTCTTATTACAAATTGTCTTAGTGCCCGTATTATCTCTTCGGATTATTTTTGTTGTTAAAAGTATGAACGCCCTTGCTTCTATCTTTGGTTTTTTAGAAGCATTGATCTATGTATTTGGATTGTCGATTGTTTTTAGTGGGGAACAAAGCTTCGCTGCTATGATTGTTTATGCACTTGGTTTTGCTGCTGGGATATTTATTGGTGGGCTTATAGAGAAGAAGCTGGCAATCGGATTTACAAATCTTACCGTAAATCTAGTTAATCGTAATGCAGAGTTAATTTCCACCTTAAGAGAACAGGGTTTTGGAGTTACTGTTTTTGAAGGAATGGGTAAAGATAGTATTCGCTATCAACTTCAAATCTTAACAAAGCGAAATATGGAAGATACATTGATTAAAACGATTGAACACTATGAACCACAAGCCTTCATTATTGCTTATGAACCAACCAGATTTAAAGGCGGATATCTCTTAAAGTCGATGAAAAAAGCAAAAGCCCGCTAA
- a CDS encoding Rossmann-fold NAD(P)-binding domain-containing protein, protein MIGHELLHLLLDGNEYGMVTALVRSPLQIKHSKLREVIIDFDQLSKYKDLMHADDIYCCLGTTIKKAKTKEAMYKVDVEYPIELAKLTYEVGARQYLLVSSMNANAQSTIWYSKMKGELEQELMKIPFSSTAIVRPSLLMGERNEFRLGEKLAEKVFKGLSFIFTGP, encoded by the coding sequence TTGATTGGTCATGAATTACTCCATTTATTACTTGATGGAAATGAGTATGGGATGGTTACTGCACTTGTAAGATCACCACTACAGATAAAACATTCAAAGTTAAGAGAAGTGATCATTGATTTTGACCAATTAAGTAAGTATAAGGATTTAATGCATGCTGATGATATTTATTGTTGTTTAGGAACAACAATTAAAAAAGCGAAAACGAAGGAAGCCATGTATAAAGTAGACGTGGAGTATCCTATTGAGCTTGCAAAGTTAACGTATGAAGTAGGCGCTAGGCAGTATCTCTTAGTGAGTTCCATGAACGCCAATGCACAATCAACTATTTGGTATTCAAAGATGAAAGGGGAATTGGAGCAAGAATTAATGAAGATTCCGTTTTCATCAACCGCCATTGTAAGACCTTCCCTGTTAATGGGCGAACGAAACGAATTCAGGTTAGGGGAGAAATTGGCTGAAAAGGTATTTAAAGGGTTATCATTTATTTTTACTGGACCATAA
- a CDS encoding sensor histidine kinase, with translation MSMILMVHFMLTRYLPTYYIYVAIIIGVIPFGFITLKFTGYLNKIILNTTEMTKGNLGEDLPIKGKSHIAILASNINQLKHGVKTSLSEQAKSERLKTGLITNVSHDLRTPLTSIITYTELLKQPNLSDAERSDYVEVIDRNLKDLSY, from the coding sequence ATGAGTATGATTTTAATGGTTCATTTCATGTTAACAAGATATTTGCCGACCTACTATATTTATGTCGCCATTATAATTGGAGTGATTCCCTTTGGATTCATCACTTTAAAGTTTACAGGTTATTTAAATAAAATAATCTTAAATACAACTGAAATGACGAAAGGGAATTTAGGAGAAGATCTACCTATAAAAGGAAAATCTCATATTGCAATTCTTGCTAGCAATATTAATCAATTAAAGCATGGTGTAAAAACATCTCTATCAGAACAGGCGAAAAGTGAGCGATTAAAAACGGGGCTCATTACTAATGTTAGTCATGATTTAAGAACACCACTCACGTCGATTATTACGTATACAGAATTATTAAAGCAGCCAAATTTAAGTGATGCAGAACGAAGCGATTATGTGGAAGTCATTGACCGCAATCTAAAAGACTTAAGCTACTGA
- a CDS encoding YodL domain-containing protein → MSKLLTKIRAKEYDATIFQAPSFRERKGYKPVYRISVQAESHADCLEKVFGKFNVPDRIPIDFTGRFISTGDIVYIDEGLRGQHYYQLLPGGWKKINRILIR, encoded by the coding sequence GTGTCAAAATTATTAACAAAAATAAGAGCTAAAGAATATGATGCTACTATTTTTCAAGCGCCTTCCTTTAGAGAGAGAAAAGGGTATAAACCCGTCTATAGAATTTCTGTCCAAGCTGAGTCTCATGCTGATTGCTTAGAAAAAGTGTTTGGAAAGTTTAATGTTCCTGATCGTATTCCAATCGATTTTACTGGGAGATTTATTTCTACGGGGGATATTGTCTATATAGATGAAGGATTAAGAGGGCAACATTACTATCAATTACTTCCTGGTGGCTGGAAAAAGATTAACCGGATTTTGATAAGATAA
- a CDS encoding GNAT family N-acetyltransferase, producing MPVLQPIESNRLLLREIKEKDFDEIYRIKSDPEVVKYLTWGPFTEEQTLNSIKKQIAFQDAKNRKVFVLAVILKDTQEVIGNALLMIENDDVETAEIGYFLHSKFWNRGLGKEVVECLIHAGFKVLNLYRIYAQCDVENVGSSHILKKMGFRLEGHFHKNLKVKGNWRDNFLFALLREEYIQ from the coding sequence ATGCCTGTATTGCAACCTATAGAGTCTAATAGACTTTTACTTCGAGAAATTAAAGAGAAAGACTTTGATGAGATTTATAGAATTAAGTCTGACCCAGAGGTAGTAAAATATTTAACATGGGGACCATTTACCGAAGAACAGACGCTAAATAGCATAAAGAAACAAATTGCTTTTCAAGATGCAAAGAATAGAAAAGTATTTGTTTTGGCTGTGATATTAAAAGATACTCAAGAGGTTATAGGGAATGCTTTACTTATGATCGAAAATGATGATGTCGAAACAGCAGAAATTGGTTACTTTCTTCATTCTAAATTCTGGAACAGAGGCTTAGGTAAAGAAGTGGTAGAATGCTTGATACACGCTGGATTTAAGGTGCTTAACTTATATAGAATTTATGCGCAGTGTGATGTGGAAAATGTGGGCTCAAGCCATATACTTAAAAAAATGGGTTTTCGATTAGAAGGGCATTTTCATAAAAATTTAAAAGTAAAAGGAAATTGGCGAGATAATTTTTTATTCGCTTTATTAAGAGAGGAATATATTCAGTGA
- a CDS encoding S41 family peptidase: MREKLSTILAARRTGQNAYVSLSEEVGNPDFQNEEDYFGMRNPDANYRLLTLYRYWNIIEYFFPYKNLIEENWDDVLKEFIPKFIESSNEQEYKLTTLELIARVHDTHANIYSNEPTLEQYWGENYSPIIVSFVEEKAVVTGYFDEELGNQTGMKIGDIITHINGKKVDDIIKAQLKYIPASNFSTKLRDLATKLLRSNDEVLSINYLRNGEEATTELKTYKAQTLNVKNYNPFQVDKKSFQMVVNDIAYLYLGNLMNIDLPEIMEKVLETKGLIIDLRGYPKEFVLYTLGEYLLSQSQEFTTITGGSIKQPGLFTIRDTLTVGSDNKKYYQGKVVILVNEMTQSQSEFTAMGFQTVPNATVIGSATAGADGNVSFFTLPGGIRTAISGIGIYYPDGTETQRIGIVPDIEVQPTIEGMVDQKDEVLEKTVEIINAKDDSSN; encoded by the coding sequence TTGAGAGAGAAACTTTCGACAATCCTAGCTGCACGCAGAACAGGGCAAAATGCATATGTTTCTTTATCTGAAGAAGTTGGAAACCCTGACTTTCAAAACGAAGAAGATTATTTTGGTATGAGAAATCCTGATGCTAATTATCGTTTACTCACATTATATCGATATTGGAATATCATTGAGTACTTTTTCCCTTATAAGAACTTAATTGAAGAAAATTGGGATGATGTTTTAAAGGAATTCATTCCAAAATTTATTGAGTCATCAAATGAACAAGAATATAAGTTAACAACTTTAGAGTTAATTGCGAGAGTTCATGATACACATGCAAATATCTACAGCAATGAACCAACACTTGAACAATATTGGGGTGAAAATTATTCGCCTATAATCGTTTCATTTGTGGAAGAGAAGGCAGTTGTGACGGGTTACTTTGATGAAGAGCTAGGTAATCAAACCGGAATGAAAATTGGCGACATCATTACACATATCAACGGAAAAAAGGTAGACGACATTATTAAAGCCCAATTAAAGTATATCCCTGCTTCTAATTTCTCAACAAAATTAAGAGATTTAGCGACTAAATTATTAAGATCTAATGATGAGGTTCTTTCTATTAACTATTTAAGAAATGGTGAAGAAGCTACAACAGAGCTGAAAACGTATAAGGCACAAACCTTAAATGTTAAAAACTACAATCCCTTTCAAGTGGATAAAAAATCTTTTCAAATGGTAGTTAACGATATTGCGTACCTTTACCTGGGTAATCTTATGAATATAGACTTACCAGAAATTATGGAAAAAGTTTTAGAAACAAAGGGATTAATCATTGATTTGAGGGGTTATCCGAAGGAATTTGTTTTATATACTCTTGGAGAATACCTGCTATCACAAAGCCAAGAATTCACTACGATAACTGGCGGAAGTATAAAGCAACCAGGTCTTTTTACAATCAGGGATACATTAACGGTTGGAAGTGACAATAAGAAATATTATCAAGGTAAAGTAGTTATTCTTGTCAATGAAATGACCCAAAGTCAATCTGAATTCACGGCAATGGGTTTTCAAACAGTTCCAAATGCGACGGTGATTGGAAGTGCAACGGCCGGAGCAGATGGTAATGTGTCATTCTTTACTCTTCCTGGGGGAATAAGAACGGCAATAAGTGGGATTGGTATCTATTATCCGGATGGAACGGAAACACAGAGAATTGGAATTGTACCTGATATAGAGGTTCAACCAACGATTGAAGGAATGGTTGATCAAAAAGATGAAGTGCTTGAAAAGACAGTAGAAATTATAAATGCAAAAGACGATTCAAGTAATTAG
- a CDS encoding RDD family protein, translated as MSEDQINIKTPEYVSIQFQSAGLGSRASAFIIDQLILMAVNTVILVIMFIVLAGQSEFFFFSALTTAPVAIAIILIFIVNWGYFFALEFFYGGRTIGKKITGIRVIQENGHSITVLSSFIRNFLRIVDSLPTGYLVGMLMIFFHSKHKRVGDLVAGTIVVHERKAKSKKKLSPIEKEIEIRGLTLEHLVIEEWKLKTLGQKEYDLVKTYSQRLLQLPSYERNEFTLKVANILLPKLGLEVEGKNDSEMENALLVLYLYLKDEWEFEL; from the coding sequence TTGAGCGAAGATCAAATTAATATAAAAACACCCGAGTATGTATCCATTCAATTTCAATCAGCTGGACTAGGAAGTAGAGCCTCAGCATTCATTATCGACCAATTGATCTTAATGGCTGTAAATACAGTGATTTTAGTGATTATGTTTATTGTGCTTGCCGGTCAGTCAGAATTTTTCTTTTTTTCAGCATTAACAACAGCACCTGTAGCTATTGCCATCATTCTTATTTTTATCGTCAATTGGGGCTACTTTTTTGCGTTGGAATTCTTTTATGGAGGAAGGACAATCGGAAAAAAGATAACAGGCATACGTGTGATCCAAGAAAATGGTCACAGTATAACTGTACTCTCAAGCTTTATCCGAAATTTCTTGAGAATAGTTGATTCGCTTCCAACAGGATATTTAGTGGGAATGTTGATGATCTTTTTTCACTCAAAGCACAAAAGAGTAGGCGATTTAGTAGCTGGTACAATTGTTGTTCATGAACGAAAAGCAAAAAGTAAAAAGAAGTTGAGTCCAATCGAAAAAGAAATTGAGATAAGAGGGTTAACACTTGAACATTTGGTCATTGAAGAGTGGAAATTAAAAACATTGGGTCAAAAGGAATATGACTTAGTGAAAACCTATAGTCAACGCCTTTTGCAATTACCGTCTTACGAAAGAAATGAATTTACCCTTAAAGTAGCAAACATTTTGTTACCAAAGCTAGGACTAGAAGTAGAAGGAAAGAATGACAGTGAAATGGAAAATGCACTTTTAGTTTTGTATTTATATCTAAAAGATGAATGGGAGTTTGAACTATAA
- a CDS encoding stage II sporulation protein M, with protein sequence MNVKQFVKQHREEWKQLEQLLTNLNKKRRELTENDIEMFHRLYQKAAQHLSYSQTYFPKDDVTPYLNGLVSKSHNLLYKDQISSFQQIKHFFSSTFIRLFLEQWKFIIIAMILFTVGAIGSFLAVANDSLHMYSILPDNISQAVNPELLGKSDGAVDSSLMSASIMTNNIQVAILAFAGGVTFGLLTVYLLIYNGIIIGALAALFWHYGKTYEFWAYIVPHGMIELTAIFIAGGSGLLMGYKLFVPGPYSRAFQLKQQAKRSVQLLLGTIPLFVIAGVIEGFITPAAISLEAKYIVALLTVIILFLYILVGKFVFLGRLRKPIEDHGS encoded by the coding sequence ATGAACGTCAAACAGTTTGTTAAACAACACCGTGAAGAATGGAAACAACTAGAACAGCTACTCACAAATTTAAATAAAAAAAGACGAGAATTAACCGAAAACGATATTGAGATGTTTCATCGTTTATACCAAAAAGCCGCTCAACATCTATCATATAGCCAGACCTATTTTCCAAAAGATGATGTAACTCCTTACTTAAATGGACTTGTCTCAAAATCTCATAACCTATTATACAAGGACCAAATATCCAGTTTTCAGCAAATTAAACACTTTTTTAGTTCCACGTTCATTCGATTATTTCTGGAACAATGGAAATTCATCATTATAGCTATGATTTTATTTACAGTAGGAGCAATTGGAAGTTTTCTAGCTGTTGCAAATGATTCTCTGCATATGTATTCAATCTTACCAGATAACATTTCTCAAGCGGTTAACCCTGAACTGTTAGGTAAAAGCGATGGTGCTGTAGATTCTTCACTAATGTCTGCGAGCATTATGACAAATAATATTCAGGTAGCCATTTTAGCATTTGCTGGAGGGGTTACCTTTGGACTTTTAACGGTTTACCTACTAATCTACAATGGTATCATTATTGGAGCACTTGCTGCCCTGTTTTGGCATTATGGAAAGACATATGAATTTTGGGCCTATATTGTCCCGCACGGTATGATTGAATTAACTGCCATCTTTATTGCTGGTGGGTCAGGATTGTTAATGGGTTATAAGCTTTTCGTACCTGGACCATATTCAAGAGCTTTTCAGCTAAAGCAACAGGCGAAAAGGTCTGTTCAACTTTTATTAGGAACGATTCCACTATTTGTTATTGCAGGTGTGATCGAAGGGTTTATCACACCTGCCGCTATCTCTCTTGAAGCGAAGTATATCGTGGCATTGCTAACTGTCATTATCCTATTTTTATATATTTTAGTAGGAAAGTTTGTTTTCTTAGGCCGTCTTCGTAAGCCTATAGAAGACCACGGTTCATAA
- a CDS encoding DUF58 domain-containing protein gives MTKSLKNLWERFLFRDRGIVPTKNLLILFLLFSTVFIILAFLRDLSWTLVLFLNLLFISISFIDLMLLPNNKQLKMKRNLPEEMERGLPYSINLAIDNNSSHPIGYRIIDGIPQSFRRPFPLTGELRPNLSIVQSYETKAPVRGDYKIQELYFRFRSRIGLWERQITFKQEDTVKVIPDLTETKQYLENAQRYLMYEGVKIRKQQQGVGEFSKIRSYVVGDDPRKINWRQTAKLYEVMTNEYEPEHGKYITILIDCGRMMGAELTKGNRLEKALEAALVVVAAALQKGDYVSVLAFSKNVKVFVPAGKGMAHLHKILYSIYNLQVDAVEANYGEVLQYLQTVQKKRSLILLFSDVRTFLHEESALIYLKKLRQRHLFLMIGIEDETLRTRIQEEPHNVQATMIKSVAQKQMILKKREKIKWEQQGLQMLEAREEQLAVSAVSSYIQIMNRGLL, from the coding sequence TTGACCAAGTCATTGAAGAACTTGTGGGAGCGGTTCCTGTTCCGAGATAGAGGTATTGTACCAACAAAGAATTTACTTATTCTGTTTTTACTGTTTTCAACAGTTTTCATCATCTTAGCCTTTCTCAGAGATTTATCATGGACTTTGGTGTTGTTCTTAAATTTACTTTTTATATCGATTAGCTTTATTGATTTAATGTTGCTCCCGAATAATAAGCAACTAAAAATGAAACGTAACCTCCCAGAAGAAATGGAAAGAGGACTTCCGTATTCTATTAATCTTGCTATAGATAATAACTCGAGCCATCCCATTGGATACCGTATCATTGATGGAATACCGCAATCATTTAGAAGACCATTTCCATTAACTGGGGAATTACGTCCAAACTTATCAATCGTACAATCATATGAAACAAAAGCACCGGTAAGAGGGGATTATAAGATACAAGAATTATATTTTCGTTTTCGTAGTCGAATCGGATTATGGGAAAGGCAAATTACCTTTAAACAAGAAGATACAGTGAAAGTTATACCTGATTTAACTGAAACAAAGCAATACTTAGAAAATGCTCAACGTTATTTAATGTATGAGGGAGTGAAAATTCGTAAACAGCAACAAGGTGTCGGTGAGTTTTCGAAAATTAGAAGTTATGTTGTTGGAGATGACCCCCGCAAAATAAACTGGCGTCAGACTGCGAAATTATACGAAGTGATGACCAATGAATATGAGCCAGAACATGGAAAATATATTACAATTTTAATTGATTGTGGAAGAATGATGGGGGCAGAATTAACAAAAGGTAATCGCTTAGAAAAGGCGTTAGAGGCGGCGTTAGTTGTTGTTGCTGCGGCACTGCAAAAAGGAGATTATGTTTCTGTGCTTGCATTTTCAAAGAATGTGAAGGTATTTGTTCCTGCTGGAAAAGGTATGGCACATTTACATAAGATTTTATACTCGATTTACAACCTTCAAGTGGATGCAGTTGAAGCGAATTATGGGGAAGTGTTGCAATACTTGCAAACGGTTCAGAAGAAACGTAGTTTAATCTTATTATTTAGTGATGTTCGCACCTTTCTACATGAAGAAAGTGCGCTAATTTACCTGAAAAAGTTAAGACAAAGACATCTCTTTTTGATGATTGGTATTGAAGATGAAACATTGCGGACTAGAATACAAGAAGAGCCTCATAATGTTCAAGCAACAATGATTAAAAGTGTAGCACAGAAGCAGATGATTCTGAAAAAACGCGAAAAAATCAAGTGGGAACAACAAGGCCTCCAAATGTTGGAGGCCCGGGAGGAGCAACTTGCAGTTTCTGCAGTTTCTTCCTATATACAAATTATGAACCGTGGTCTTCTATAG
- a CDS encoding AAA family ATPase: MNKELAKLIEEFDRHIIGQNSNLRLLVTAVLAGGHVLLEGVPGTGKTQMVRTLANLLNGEFNRIQFTPDLLPSDITGSTIYNMKEGSFQTLKGPIFTNILLADEINRTPAKTQAALLEAMAEKQVTIQGETYPLSDVFFVVATQNPIEFEGTYPLPEAQQDRFLFKLNIDFPSFDDEKKVLKQVIENELQVDKVRSILDMETFLTIRKEIERVTISDSVIDYITKIVRSTRESESIRFGASTRASISIGKAGQAWAYLLGRDYVSPDDVKKVVRPALRQRIQLSPHLELEGVTIDQVIEELVGAVPVPR; the protein is encoded by the coding sequence ATGAACAAAGAATTAGCAAAACTAATTGAAGAGTTTGACCGTCATATTATCGGTCAAAACTCTAATTTAAGACTATTAGTAACAGCCGTTCTGGCAGGTGGACATGTGTTGTTAGAGGGAGTGCCAGGAACAGGAAAAACACAAATGGTACGTACACTTGCTAATCTTTTAAATGGAGAATTCAACCGGATTCAGTTTACACCTGATTTACTCCCAAGTGATATTACTGGAAGTACCATTTACAATATGAAAGAAGGAAGCTTTCAGACATTAAAAGGTCCAATTTTTACGAATATCTTATTAGCAGATGAGATAAATCGAACACCAGCAAAAACACAGGCTGCATTACTAGAGGCGATGGCCGAGAAACAAGTGACCATTCAAGGTGAAACGTATCCATTATCAGATGTCTTTTTTGTTGTAGCTACTCAAAATCCAATTGAGTTTGAAGGGACATATCCGCTTCCAGAGGCCCAGCAGGACCGCTTTTTATTTAAATTGAATATCGATTTCCCTTCTTTTGACGATGAGAAAAAAGTACTGAAGCAAGTGATTGAAAATGAGCTTCAAGTAGATAAAGTTCGTTCAATCCTTGATATGGAAACTTTTTTAACGATAAGAAAAGAGATTGAAAGAGTGACTATAAGTGATAGTGTGATTGATTATATTACGAAAATTGTTCGCAGTACAAGGGAGTCCGAATCGATTCGTTTTGGAGCAAGTACGAGAGCAAGCATTTCAATTGGTAAGGCAGGGCAAGCTTGGGCATATTTGTTAGGTAGAGATTATGTTAGTCCAGATGATGTGAAAAAGGTTGTCCGTCCTGCTCTTAGACAACGAATTCAATTATCGCCACATTTGGAATTGGAGGGAGTGACGATTGACCAAGTCATTGAAGAACTTGTGGGAGCGGTTCCTGTTCCGAGATAG
- a CDS encoding DUF4350 domain-containing protein codes for MQLSKNKKSWLILVVLILVFLVISYLLLSRTQPKEYPSYVSHSPSPTGVKAFYTYLEDKNDSVKRWSHSPQLLNSEEGHKLLIMIEPTFIPESSQMKEYIEFMKNGNTIVLLKGNPHGMFNIKTYPVEMDIPLDQEYITIENQAGTFYKAQRNLDLRLQQEDGDKAVLTDEYGSIAVKRAFGSGSLIVSSTPGWITNESILDYDHIELILSLIKVEGNQSILFDEFVHGGKNGSTFLTIYPTWFLILLLQTGVFIFLWLWMKGKRFGPILVSREEYVRFSDEGIRALSSWYIRGRMYSKSLKNQAEYVKVLLQEKWGIPSSKEWEDLIDVFEKRTKYINRNDIESLLKGLMMILTKEKLTKKEFLHWSKIVDQLRKELEAENEQRISKTN; via the coding sequence TTGCAGCTATCTAAAAATAAAAAAAGTTGGCTTATACTAGTAGTCTTAATTCTCGTTTTTTTAGTGATAAGCTATCTGTTGCTTTCGCGAACACAACCAAAGGAATATCCAAGCTATGTTTCCCACTCACCTTCTCCGACTGGGGTTAAGGCCTTTTATACTTATTTAGAGGATAAAAATGACTCAGTCAAAAGGTGGTCACATTCACCTCAACTACTCAATAGTGAAGAGGGACATAAACTACTAATCATGATTGAACCAACTTTTATTCCTGAATCAAGCCAAATGAAAGAGTATATTGAGTTTATGAAGAATGGAAATACAATCGTATTGCTGAAGGGAAATCCTCATGGAATGTTTAATATCAAAACATATCCCGTAGAAATGGATATTCCCTTGGATCAAGAATACATAACTATCGAAAATCAAGCTGGTACGTTTTACAAAGCTCAAAGAAATTTAGATTTGAGATTACAACAAGAAGATGGAGACAAAGCTGTACTAACAGACGAGTATGGATCAATCGCGGTAAAAAGAGCTTTTGGTAGTGGTTCATTAATTGTTTCTAGTACACCGGGTTGGATAACCAATGAGTCCATATTAGACTACGACCATATCGAACTTATCCTTTCTTTAATTAAGGTTGAAGGAAATCAGTCTATCTTGTTTGATGAATTTGTCCATGGTGGGAAAAATGGGTCAACATTCTTAACCATCTATCCAACATGGTTTTTAATATTATTGCTTCAGACAGGAGTTTTCATCTTTCTGTGGCTATGGATGAAAGGAAAACGGTTCGGTCCAATACTAGTATCGCGAGAGGAATACGTCCGCTTTAGTGATGAAGGTATAAGGGCATTATCATCATGGTACATTAGAGGGCGTATGTATAGTAAGTCGTTAAAAAACCAAGCAGAATATGTAAAGGTTCTTTTACAAGAAAAATGGGGAATTCCCTCAAGTAAGGAGTGGGAAGATCTCATAGATGTCTTTGAAAAACGAACAAAGTATATCAATAGAAACGACATTGAGTCCTTATTAAAAGGATTGATGATGATATTAACAAAAGAAAAACTAACGAAAAAGGAATTTTTACATTGGTCGAAAATAGTAGATCAACTAAGGAAAGAACTGGAGGCCGAAAATGAACAAAGAATTAGCAAAACTAATTGA